A stretch of the Amycolatopsis sp. BJA-103 genome encodes the following:
- a CDS encoding HEAT repeat domain-containing protein, whose product MPTPRNPDTPSLGPGGDNLEAGPSSSGLGSFSNGEIGELVTQAAETMAASGEDAERNYQRSLDRLRERADEVVPALGEQYGALSEDQYLERWGLVQLLTDLRHATAVPVLENVLRQPIPPERSEDPAHGFSTVGEEVIIRTTAVEALARLASAGDDAAKELLLRQTRHEVFTVRRAAVQAIAETGDTDLTNQVREALSGTEDERLLGIRRVDVRAVPQAVGGRYVKDTRTDDVPPPEPPRS is encoded by the coding sequence ATGCCGACCCCACGCAATCCCGACACCCCTTCTTTGGGCCCGGGCGGAGACAATCTCGAAGCGGGCCCGAGCAGCTCGGGTCTCGGAAGCTTCTCGAACGGCGAAATCGGCGAGCTGGTGACCCAGGCCGCCGAAACCATGGCCGCGTCCGGCGAGGACGCCGAACGCAACTACCAGCGAAGCCTCGACCGGCTTCGCGAGCGTGCGGACGAGGTCGTCCCGGCACTCGGCGAGCAGTACGGCGCCCTGTCCGAGGATCAGTACCTCGAGCGCTGGGGCCTGGTCCAGCTGCTCACCGACCTGCGGCACGCGACCGCCGTCCCGGTGCTCGAAAACGTGCTGCGCCAGCCGATCCCGCCGGAGCGTTCCGAGGACCCGGCACACGGGTTCAGCACCGTCGGCGAAGAGGTGATCATCCGTACCACCGCCGTGGAAGCGTTGGCACGACTGGCATCCGCCGGAGACGACGCGGCAAAGGAACTGCTGCTGCGGCAGACCCGGCACGAGGTGTTCACCGTGCGGCGCGCGGCGGTCCAGGCCATCGCCGAGACCGGTGACACCGACCTCACCAACCAGGTGCGCGAGGCGCTCAGCGGCACCGAAGACGAGCGTCTGCTGGGCATCCGACGGGTCGACGTCCGCGCCGTCCCTCAGGCCGTCGGCGGCCGGTACGTGAAGGACACGCGGACCGACGACGTGCCCCCGCCGGAGCCCCCGCGCTCCTGA
- a CDS encoding acyltransferase family protein: MPDASPRASRKISWDVLRVVAVFAVILGHVTHQGALLHPELVGYPFRVTAQFGAAILLVISAFFVCASLRKGEPRRWLWNRVARLVPAYLVAVAVTYVVARYATIRFSGLPFPPGLTGFLFGIPQGPPSDPSPWYVPTGSDLLANLGMVQEWGWRYELFYYLDGAYWTLPVQLLAFTAAALLWPRRWRTHRLTVGLLWALILVPLFLRFVVFDPASTPKLVETFFYGLGLHRVHVFAIGIAIWLWAKGRLAHWHLALFLLAACAAQDLQVFPFHQALPTDPERWPSLAGFAIMLLAVCLAARGPDWRLPGLARVAPAVTWLAGISYGLYLVHQELGYILARALLNVGVPGWLRLPIVLAVAVLGGWAITAGVERPVHRWLTARRDRREKPGKPQVKDSKPVSVGGAS; this comes from the coding sequence GTGCCCGACGCCTCACCGCGCGCTTCGCGCAAGATCAGCTGGGACGTCCTTCGCGTGGTCGCCGTCTTCGCGGTGATCCTCGGGCATGTCACCCATCAGGGTGCTCTGCTTCACCCGGAACTGGTGGGTTACCCCTTCAGGGTCACCGCACAGTTCGGTGCCGCCATCCTTTTGGTGATTTCCGCCTTCTTCGTGTGCGCGAGCCTTCGAAAGGGTGAACCTCGGCGGTGGCTGTGGAACCGGGTGGCGCGGCTGGTGCCCGCGTACCTGGTCGCGGTGGCCGTCACCTACGTCGTCGCCCGGTACGCGACGATCCGGTTCAGCGGCCTGCCGTTCCCGCCGGGCCTCACCGGTTTCCTCTTCGGGATCCCGCAGGGGCCGCCGTCGGATCCGTCGCCCTGGTACGTCCCCACCGGCTCCGATCTGCTCGCCAACCTGGGCATGGTCCAGGAGTGGGGCTGGCGATACGAACTCTTCTACTACCTCGACGGCGCCTACTGGACGCTTCCGGTCCAGCTCCTCGCGTTCACCGCCGCGGCCCTGCTGTGGCCACGCCGGTGGCGCACCCACCGACTGACCGTCGGACTGCTCTGGGCGCTGATCCTGGTCCCGCTCTTCCTCCGGTTCGTCGTGTTCGACCCGGCTTCCACTCCGAAGCTCGTGGAGACCTTCTTCTACGGCCTGGGCCTGCACCGCGTCCACGTCTTCGCCATCGGGATCGCGATCTGGCTGTGGGCGAAAGGACGGCTGGCGCACTGGCATCTCGCGCTTTTCCTGCTCGCCGCCTGTGCCGCGCAGGACCTGCAGGTCTTCCCGTTCCACCAGGCCCTGCCCACCGATCCCGAGCGCTGGCCGTCGCTCGCCGGTTTCGCGATCATGCTGCTGGCCGTCTGCCTGGCGGCACGCGGGCCGGACTGGCGGTTGCCCGGGCTCGCCCGGGTCGCCCCGGCTGTCACCTGGCTCGCGGGCATCTCGTATGGTCTTTATCTGGTGCACCAGGAACTCGGTTACATCCTGGCCCGTGCCCTGCTGAACGTCGGCGTCCCCGGCTGGCTGCGCCTCCCGATCGTGCTGGCCGTCGCCGTACTCGGGGGCTGGGCGATCACCGCGGGCGTGGAACGGCCGGTCCACCGGTGGCTCACCGCTCGCCGGGATCGACGCGAAAAGCCTGGAAAACCGCAGGTCAAGGACTCGAAGCCGGTTTCTGTCGGTGGTGCCTCGTAG
- a CDS encoding carbon-nitrogen hydrolase family protein has product MRVATVQPFTVPADLSANIAEHARLLRIAEAELCVFPELSLTGLEFEALAADPGLWLAQDDPRLEPLREACRVRGLHAVVGLPLVEDGRRYIGSLVLGPDGETVATYAKRNLHNSEEELFDAGERQVIVDVGGRRLGLAICLDAADPDHSRELAEAGAEVYVLSALFSEGQEQRLLDQVGVAAGHGMWVVLSQYSGKTGGMAAFGGSGVWKPGGAAEVRLGGEVSEWAYATIA; this is encoded by the coding sequence ATGCGTGTCGCCACCGTGCAGCCGTTCACCGTCCCCGCGGACCTTTCCGCGAACATCGCCGAACACGCGAGGCTCCTCCGGATCGCGGAAGCGGAACTCTGTGTCTTCCCCGAGCTTTCCCTGACCGGCTTGGAGTTCGAGGCGCTCGCCGCCGATCCGGGACTCTGGCTGGCACAGGACGACCCGCGCCTCGAACCGCTCCGCGAGGCTTGCCGAGTTCGCGGTCTGCACGCCGTCGTCGGCCTGCCGCTCGTGGAGGACGGCCGCAGGTACATCGGTTCGCTCGTGCTCGGGCCGGACGGCGAAACCGTTGCCACGTACGCGAAACGCAACCTGCACAACAGTGAGGAAGAGCTGTTCGACGCCGGTGAGCGCCAGGTGATCGTCGACGTCGGCGGCAGGCGACTCGGCCTCGCGATCTGTCTCGACGCCGCAGACCCGGACCACTCCAGGGAACTCGCCGAAGCCGGCGCCGAGGTCTACGTCCTCAGCGCGCTTTTCAGCGAGGGCCAGGAGCAGCGGCTTCTCGACCAGGTCGGCGTCGCGGCCGGGCACGGGATGTGGGTGGTGCTTTCCCAATATTCCGGCAAGACCGGCGGGATGGCCGCGTTCGGCGGCAGCGGCGTCTGGAAACCCGGAGGCGCCGCCGAGGTGCGGCTCGGCGGCGAAGTCTCCGAGTGGGCTTACGCGACGATCGCCTGA
- a CDS encoding MBL fold metallo-hydrolase produces the protein MNIVETYTGHVEPGGDAARRTLDALTITKLSVGPMDNNAYLLVCRAENEALLIDAANDPERISDLIGHGPDRPALKTVVTTHQHPDHWQALGAVAGANGSNTAAHPLDAEPLPIPPDFLVEHGDTVKVGQITLEVIHLRGHTPGSIALLYRDPAGHPHLFTGDSLFPGGVGKTNSPEEFTSLVDDVSSRIFDELPDETWFYPGHGDDSTLGEQRPHVAEWRERGW, from the coding sequence GTGAACATCGTCGAGACCTACACCGGGCACGTCGAGCCCGGCGGTGACGCCGCCCGTCGCACCTTGGACGCGCTGACCATCACGAAGCTGTCGGTCGGTCCGATGGACAACAACGCGTATCTGCTCGTCTGCCGCGCCGAGAACGAGGCGCTGCTGATCGACGCCGCGAACGACCCGGAACGGATCTCCGACCTCATCGGCCACGGACCCGACCGGCCCGCGCTGAAGACCGTCGTGACCACCCACCAGCACCCAGACCACTGGCAGGCCCTCGGTGCCGTCGCCGGCGCGAACGGCTCGAACACCGCCGCCCACCCGCTGGACGCCGAGCCGCTGCCGATCCCGCCGGACTTCCTCGTCGAACACGGAGACACGGTCAAGGTCGGGCAGATCACCCTTGAGGTGATCCACCTGCGCGGCCACACCCCGGGCTCGATCGCGCTGCTGTACCGCGACCCGGCCGGGCACCCGCACCTGTTCACCGGCGACTCGCTGTTCCCGGGTGGGGTCGGAAAGACGAACTCGCCGGAGGAGTTCACGTCGTTGGTCGACGATGTGTCTTCGCGGATCTTCGACGAGCTGCCGGATGAGACGTGGTTCTACCCGGGGCATGGGGACGACTCGACGCTGGGTGAGCAGCGGCCGCACGTGGCGGAATGGCGCGAACGCGGCTGGTGA
- a CDS encoding sigma-70 family RNA polymerase sigma factor, whose amino-acid sequence MAIGGWRPKKAKGEDLVRHLYAEHGRSLLAYATRLTGDRAAAEDVVQETLVRAWKHAEDLENDAKGSVRGWLLTVARNIITDRARARAARPPEVAEPEDGMPTPAVSKDHAQGVVDSMAVLGAMDGLSTEHREVLVEIYYRGRTVAEAARSLGVAPGTVKSRSYYALRALRAVMSGAGKEVAR is encoded by the coding sequence GTGGCGATCGGAGGCTGGCGGCCCAAAAAGGCCAAAGGCGAGGACTTGGTCCGGCACTTGTACGCCGAACACGGGCGAAGCCTGCTGGCGTACGCGACGAGGCTGACCGGGGATCGCGCGGCCGCGGAGGACGTCGTGCAGGAGACCTTGGTCCGGGCCTGGAAACATGCCGAAGACCTGGAGAACGACGCGAAGGGATCGGTGCGGGGCTGGCTGCTCACGGTCGCCCGGAACATCATCACCGACCGCGCCCGCGCCAGGGCGGCACGGCCGCCGGAAGTGGCGGAGCCCGAGGACGGCATGCCGACCCCCGCGGTGTCGAAGGACCACGCGCAGGGCGTCGTCGATTCCATGGCGGTGCTCGGGGCGATGGACGGCCTGTCCACGGAACATCGTGAGGTCCTGGTGGAGATCTACTACCGGGGCCGGACGGTGGCCGAAGCGGCGAGATCCCTGGGCGTGGCCCCGGGTACCGTTAAGTCGAGATCTTATTACGCGTTACGGGCGCTCAGAGCCGTGATGTCGGGAGCCGGGAAGGAGGTAGCGCGATGA
- a CDS encoding fibronectin type III domain-containing protein has translation MPRKLAAVLLAVAFVAGCAAEPGFTATLTDPVNVDLSWPDDDPNVAGRIVEYTTDPHGEYTILQFVPPRQTTYRHPDLMPETRFHYRIRPFYGSASEAVTVSGPSASGSGPAVSLRTGGQAAAPAAFRAEPAAEEMVRFSWADRSSDEDGFLVEIKKPGAPDFVPIEMSDPGTTSAGLASMPGEEGASYRLRAFYYGPASPVLDLVSGKG, from the coding sequence GTGCCAAGGAAACTCGCGGCCGTGCTGCTGGCGGTGGCCTTCGTGGCGGGATGCGCCGCGGAACCCGGTTTCACCGCGACGCTGACGGATCCGGTGAACGTCGACCTGAGCTGGCCCGACGACGATCCGAACGTCGCGGGCCGGATCGTCGAGTACACCACCGACCCGCACGGCGAGTACACGATCCTGCAGTTCGTACCGCCGAGGCAGACCACCTACCGGCATCCGGATCTGATGCCGGAAACACGGTTCCACTACCGGATCCGGCCTTTCTACGGCTCGGCGTCGGAAGCTGTCACGGTTTCCGGGCCTTCGGCTTCCGGCTCGGGACCGGCGGTCTCGCTCCGCACGGGTGGCCAGGCGGCCGCTCCGGCGGCGTTCCGCGCGGAGCCCGCCGCGGAGGAGATGGTGCGGTTCAGCTGGGCCGACCGCTCCAGCGACGAGGACGGTTTCCTCGTGGAGATCAAGAAACCCGGCGCACCGGACTTCGTCCCGATCGAGATGTCGGATCCGGGGACGACGTCGGCCGGTCTCGCCTCGATGCCGGGCGAAGAAGGCGCCTCGTACCGGCTGCGCGCCTTCTACTACGGACCCGCTTCGCCGGTTCTCGACCTCGTGAGTGGTAAGGGCTAG
- a CDS encoding AMIN-like domain-containing (lipo)protein, with amino-acid sequence MTISLRRALGALAATSLMLTGAIAAVAPASVAAQAIPTMTGIRTGQNPGFDRIVLDLTAGPAPTVRYDLVDELIADGSGEIVWLTGEHFIAVTATPAAAHNDAGNPTYPGPQKFRTRDLRNVMAVAITGDYEATLSIGLGVRSRTAVSVFTLSSPNRVVIDVRH; translated from the coding sequence ATGACCATCTCCCTCCGGCGTGCGCTCGGGGCGCTCGCCGCCACCTCGCTCATGCTGACCGGCGCCATCGCCGCTGTCGCACCGGCTTCCGTCGCGGCACAGGCGATCCCCACGATGACAGGGATCCGCACCGGCCAGAACCCCGGCTTCGACCGGATCGTGCTGGACCTGACCGCGGGTCCGGCGCCGACCGTCCGGTACGACCTCGTCGACGAGTTGATCGCCGACGGCTCGGGCGAGATCGTCTGGTTGACAGGCGAGCACTTCATCGCCGTCACCGCCACTCCGGCGGCCGCGCACAACGACGCGGGCAACCCGACTTATCCCGGCCCACAGAAGTTCCGGACCCGCGATCTGCGCAACGTCATGGCGGTCGCGATCACCGGCGACTACGAAGCCACCTTGTCCATCGGACTCGGCGTCCGGTCGAGGACGGCGGTCAGCGTGTTCACCCTGTCCTCACCGAACCGTGTCGTCATCGACGTCCGGCATTGA
- a CDS encoding YncE family protein: MAVTTLVGAALPATAAEDHKAVNLPLTGFTDILVDPGRGHVFVSNRADNAVVVTDLSGTLIRRLDNQPGASGLALSADGGTLFVALSRGGAISAIDTLTLAETARHRVGDGTLCPKELAVSGNKIYFGYACHTGDANFGSATVGSTFGDVRLDLLGPDEYGAPLLATSPGRPDLIATAVTGVSPSTARIFRDTGTGLVEQASAWVGDYVKDIELSNDGAYFHSVGSGSPYDVRVYTTEGLVPQAGYETDAYPNSLAVSRDANVLAGGVDIAFGPAVYIFRDGSRTPSRQYDFTRLATDKTLLAPGGLAWGPGGEHLYAVTIDSVTAGATLNVLRG, translated from the coding sequence TTGGCGGTCACCACACTCGTGGGCGCCGCCCTGCCCGCCACCGCGGCGGAGGACCACAAGGCGGTGAACCTGCCGCTGACGGGATTCACCGACATCCTGGTCGATCCCGGCCGCGGGCACGTTTTCGTCAGCAACCGCGCGGACAACGCCGTGGTGGTCACCGACCTCTCCGGCACCTTGATCCGCAGGCTCGACAACCAGCCCGGAGCCTCGGGCCTCGCGCTCAGCGCCGACGGCGGCACGCTGTTCGTCGCGCTTTCCCGCGGTGGCGCGATTTCGGCGATCGACACGCTCACCCTCGCGGAGACCGCCCGGCACCGGGTCGGCGACGGCACGCTCTGCCCGAAAGAACTGGCCGTCTCCGGTAACAAGATCTACTTCGGGTACGCCTGCCACACAGGAGACGCCAACTTCGGCAGCGCGACCGTCGGCTCCACGTTCGGCGATGTCCGCCTGGACCTCCTGGGTCCTGACGAGTACGGCGCCCCGCTGCTGGCCACGTCACCGGGGCGCCCGGACCTGATCGCGACGGCCGTCACGGGCGTTTCGCCGTCCACGGCCCGGATCTTCCGCGACACCGGCACCGGCCTGGTCGAGCAGGCCTCCGCCTGGGTCGGCGACTACGTGAAGGACATCGAGCTGTCCAACGATGGCGCGTACTTCCACTCCGTGGGCTCCGGTTCTCCCTACGACGTGCGGGTCTACACAACGGAAGGCCTGGTGCCGCAAGCCGGTTACGAGACCGACGCCTACCCGAACTCCCTCGCGGTCAGCCGGGACGCGAACGTCCTGGCAGGCGGGGTCGACATCGCCTTCGGACCGGCCGTGTACATCTTCCGCGACGGGAGCCGCACCCCGAGCCGCCAGTACGACTTCACCCGGCTGGCGACGGACAAGACACTGCTCGCTCCTGGCGGTCTCGCCTGGGGGCCCGGCGGCGAGCACCTCTACGCGGTGACTATCGACAGCGTCACCGCGGGAGCCACGCTGAACGTCCTGCGAGGCTGA
- a CDS encoding SRPBCC family protein, which yields MTGSLAGRGGGRYRFRDTWVLPASPKAVFDAVVDLAAYPLWWRDVRSVSQVDEDTAELVCRSRLPYALTVRMHRDRQDEHEGRVRVLLSGDLEGMLAGSLTPVDSGTRLEITQEVEARKPLLRKLDRVARPIFRINHALMMRRGQHGLQGYLGAGSG from the coding sequence ATGACGGGTTCGCTCGCGGGTCGCGGAGGCGGTCGGTACCGCTTCCGCGACACGTGGGTGCTTCCCGCCTCGCCCAAGGCGGTCTTCGACGCCGTCGTCGACCTGGCCGCGTATCCCTTGTGGTGGCGTGACGTCCGTTCGGTCAGCCAGGTCGACGAGGACACCGCCGAACTCGTCTGCCGGTCCAGGCTGCCGTACGCGTTGACCGTGCGGATGCACCGCGACCGGCAGGACGAGCACGAGGGCCGGGTCCGGGTCCTGCTCAGCGGCGACCTGGAAGGGATGCTGGCGGGCTCCCTGACCCCGGTGGACAGCGGCACCAGGCTGGAGATCACGCAGGAGGTCGAGGCGCGGAAACCGTTGCTGCGCAAGCTGGATCGGGTCGCCAGGCCGATTTTCCGGATCAACCACGCGCTCATGATGCGACGCGGGCAACACGGATTGCAGGGGTATCTGGGGGCTGGCTCGGGTTAG
- the uvrA gene encoding excinuclease ABC subunit UvrA has translation MADRLVVRGAREHNLRGVDLDLPRDSLIVFTGLSGSGKSSLAFDTIFAEGQRRYVESLSAYARQFLGQMDKPDVDFIEGLSPAVSIDQKFTSRNPRSTVGTITEVYDYLRLLYARAGKAHCPKCGEAISKQTPQQIVDQVLAMEEGTRFQVLAPVVRGRKGEYLDLFENLQQQGYARVVVDGTIHPLTEPPKLKKQEKHQIAVIIDRLSVKTSSRQRLTDSVETALRLADGLIELEFVDLPENDPHRVRGFSENLACPNGHPLAIEDLEPRSFSFNAPYGACPECSGIGVRKEVDPELVVPDDELSLGEGAIAPWAGGQSADYFIRLLESLAETVGFRMDTPWRRLTAKVQKAVLHGVDEQVHVRYKNRYGRQRSYYAAFEGVIPFLERRQEQTESEYMRERYEGYMREVPCPACQGTRLKPEILAVTLEHKTQGDRSIAEVCALSIAEASQFLDELELGKRETVIAGAVLKEIQARLRFLLDVGLNYLSLDRASGTLSGGEAQRIRLATQIGSGLVGVLYVLDEPSIGLHQRDNHRLIETLVRLRDLGNTLIVVEHDEDTIRSSDWVVDIGPGAGEHGGHIVHSGPYKKILKNKESITGAYLSGRSKIEVPAIRRPIDKKRQLTVVGAREHNLRGLDVSFPLGCLVSVTGVSGSGKSTLVNDILATVLANKLNGARQVPGRHTRVNGLAGVDKLVRVDQSPIGRTPRSNPATYTGVWDHVRKLFAATTEAKVRGYQQGRFSFNVKGGRCEACAGDGTIKIEMNFLPDVYVPCEVCKGDRYNRETLEVHYKGKTVSDVLNMPIEEAAEFFEPIKAIHRHLATLVDVGLGYVRLGQPAPTLSGGEAQRVKLASELQKRSTGKTVYILDEPTTGLHFEDISKLIGVINGLVDKGNTVIVIEHNLDVIKTSDWVIDMGPEGGSGGGTVIAEGTPEHVASVEESYTGEFLKTVLA, from the coding sequence GTGGCTGATCGCCTCGTTGTTCGCGGCGCCCGCGAGCACAACCTCCGCGGTGTGGATCTCGACCTGCCCCGCGACAGCCTGATCGTGTTCACCGGTCTGTCCGGGTCCGGAAAGTCGAGCCTCGCCTTCGACACCATCTTCGCGGAGGGGCAGCGTCGCTACGTCGAGTCGCTGTCGGCGTACGCGCGCCAGTTCCTCGGCCAGATGGACAAGCCGGACGTCGACTTCATCGAGGGCCTTTCGCCCGCGGTGTCGATCGACCAGAAGTTCACCTCGCGCAACCCGCGTTCGACCGTCGGCACCATCACCGAGGTCTACGACTACCTGCGCCTGCTCTACGCCCGCGCCGGCAAGGCGCACTGCCCGAAGTGCGGCGAGGCGATCAGCAAGCAGACCCCGCAGCAGATCGTCGACCAGGTGCTCGCCATGGAGGAGGGCACCCGCTTCCAGGTGCTCGCGCCGGTCGTGCGCGGGCGCAAGGGCGAGTACCTCGACCTCTTCGAGAACCTGCAGCAGCAGGGCTACGCGCGTGTCGTGGTCGACGGGACGATCCACCCGCTCACCGAGCCGCCGAAGCTGAAGAAGCAGGAAAAGCACCAGATCGCCGTCATCATCGACAGGCTCTCGGTGAAGACGAGCTCGCGGCAGCGGCTCACCGACTCGGTCGAGACCGCACTCCGGCTGGCCGACGGCCTGATCGAGCTGGAGTTCGTCGACCTGCCGGAGAACGACCCGCATCGCGTGCGCGGGTTCTCCGAGAACCTGGCTTGCCCCAACGGCCACCCGCTGGCGATCGAGGACCTCGAGCCGCGGTCGTTCTCCTTCAACGCGCCCTACGGCGCTTGCCCCGAGTGCTCCGGTATCGGCGTCCGCAAGGAGGTCGACCCTGAGCTCGTGGTCCCGGACGACGAGCTGTCCCTCGGCGAGGGCGCCATCGCGCCGTGGGCGGGCGGCCAGAGCGCGGATTACTTCATCCGCCTGCTGGAGTCTCTCGCGGAGACCGTCGGCTTCCGGATGGACACCCCGTGGCGCAGGCTGACGGCGAAGGTCCAGAAAGCCGTTCTCCACGGCGTCGACGAGCAGGTCCACGTCCGCTACAAGAACCGCTACGGCCGCCAGCGTTCGTACTACGCGGCCTTCGAGGGTGTCATCCCGTTCCTCGAGCGGCGCCAGGAGCAGACGGAATCCGAGTACATGCGTGAGCGGTACGAGGGCTACATGCGCGAGGTGCCGTGCCCGGCCTGTCAGGGCACGCGGCTCAAGCCGGAGATCCTCGCGGTCACCCTCGAGCACAAGACGCAGGGCGACCGGTCGATCGCGGAGGTCTGTGCCCTCTCGATCGCCGAGGCGTCGCAGTTCCTCGACGAGCTGGAACTCGGCAAGCGCGAGACGGTGATCGCCGGGGCGGTGCTCAAGGAGATCCAGGCGCGGCTGCGCTTCCTCCTCGACGTCGGGCTCAACTACCTCTCGCTCGACCGCGCTTCCGGGACGTTGTCCGGCGGCGAGGCGCAGCGCATCCGGCTCGCCACGCAGATCGGCTCCGGTCTGGTCGGCGTCCTGTACGTGCTGGACGAGCCGTCCATCGGGCTGCACCAGCGGGACAACCACCGGCTGATCGAGACGCTGGTCCGGCTGCGCGACCTCGGCAACACGCTGATCGTCGTCGAGCACGACGAGGACACCATCCGCTCCAGCGACTGGGTGGTCGACATCGGCCCCGGCGCGGGCGAGCACGGTGGCCACATCGTCCACAGTGGACCGTACAAGAAGATCCTGAAGAACAAGGAATCCATCACCGGCGCGTACCTTTCGGGCCGCAGCAAGATCGAGGTGCCGGCGATCCGGCGGCCGATCGACAAGAAGCGTCAGCTGACCGTCGTCGGCGCCCGCGAGCACAACCTGCGCGGCCTCGACGTGTCGTTCCCGCTCGGCTGCCTCGTGTCGGTCACCGGTGTCTCGGGCTCCGGGAAATCGACGCTGGTCAACGACATCCTCGCGACCGTGCTGGCGAACAAGCTCAACGGCGCCCGCCAGGTGCCGGGGCGGCACACGCGCGTGAACGGTCTCGCCGGCGTCGACAAACTGGTCCGCGTCGACCAGTCGCCGATCGGCCGCACCCCGCGGTCCAACCCGGCGACGTACACCGGCGTCTGGGATCACGTGCGCAAGCTGTTCGCCGCGACCACCGAGGCGAAGGTGCGCGGCTACCAGCAGGGCCGGTTCTCCTTCAACGTCAAGGGCGGCCGGTGCGAGGCCTGCGCCGGTGACGGCACGATCAAGATCGAGATGAACTTCCTGCCGGACGTCTACGTCCCGTGTGAGGTGTGCAAGGGCGACCGGTACAACCGGGAGACCCTGGAGGTGCACTACAAGGGCAAGACCGTCTCCGACGTGCTGAACATGCCGATCGAAGAGGCGGCCGAGTTCTTCGAGCCGATCAAGGCGATCCACCGGCACCTGGCGACCCTCGTCGACGTCGGTCTCGGCTACGTCCGGCTCGGGCAGCCCGCGCCGACGCTGTCGGGCGGTGAGGCGCAGCGCGTCAAGCTCGCCAGCGAACTGCAGAAGCGGTCCACCGGCAAGACGGTCTACATCCTCGACGAGCCGACCACCGGTCTGCACTTCGAGGACATCAGCAAGCTGATCGGCGTGATCAACGGGCTGGTGGACAAGGGCAACACGGTGATCGTCATCGAGCACAACCTCGACGTCATCAAGACCTCGGACTGGGTCATCGACATGGGGCCCGAGGGTGGTTCCGGTGGTGGCACGGTCATCGCCGAGGGCACCCCGGAGCATGTCGCTTCGGTGGAGGAAAGCTACACCGGCGAGTTCCTGAAGACCGTTCTCGCCTGA
- a CDS encoding anti-sigma factor family protein, which yields MSAVGHDQGQLAAYVLGGLTPAEAATFETHLANCPTCRREVRELGELRYHLDEVPPEAFLEGPPDGGDLLLQRTLRQVRDEEGAQERKPRRLLAVAGAAVLVVVALGAGVLVGRQTSPEPSTVALPVPTATAQVPGTRDLAATDRDTGTQLAVRVVPAAGWVRLHAKAEGVREGEKCQLVVVTKSGERVNAGSWLVSAKGEKEGTGIDGSALVAPDDVASVDVVTMDGRNLVSARV from the coding sequence ATGAGTGCGGTGGGACACGACCAGGGCCAGCTCGCCGCCTACGTCCTCGGCGGGCTGACCCCGGCGGAAGCGGCCACGTTCGAAACACATCTGGCGAACTGCCCCACGTGCCGTCGTGAGGTGCGTGAGCTGGGAGAGCTGCGGTATCACCTCGACGAGGTGCCGCCGGAAGCCTTCCTCGAAGGACCTCCTGACGGGGGAGATCTGCTCCTTCAGCGCACGTTGCGTCAGGTTCGCGACGAAGAAGGCGCTCAGGAGCGCAAGCCGAGGCGGCTCCTCGCCGTCGCCGGTGCGGCCGTGCTGGTCGTCGTGGCGCTGGGCGCGGGTGTGCTGGTCGGACGGCAGACGTCGCCCGAACCGTCGACGGTGGCGTTGCCGGTGCCGACGGCGACCGCCCAGGTGCCCGGCACCCGCGATCTCGCGGCCACCGACCGCGACACGGGGACGCAGCTGGCGGTCCGGGTCGTTCCGGCGGCGGGCTGGGTCCGGCTCCACGCGAAGGCGGAAGGTGTCCGAGAAGGCGAGAAGTGTCAGCTCGTCGTGGTGACCAAGAGCGGTGAACGCGTCAACGCGGGCAGCTGGCTGGTCTCGGCGAAGGGCGAGAAGGAAGGCACCGGGATCGACGGTTCCGCTTTGGTCGCTCCCGACGACGTGGCCTCGGTCGACGTCGTGACCATGGACGGCCGGAACCTGGTGTCGGCGCGGGTATGA